In the Nicotiana tabacum cultivar K326 chromosome 16, ASM71507v2, whole genome shotgun sequence genome, one interval contains:
- the LOC142170269 gene encoding uncharacterized protein LOC142170269 has protein sequence MTHQVSVVVHSMAPKLEDPGAFTIPCIIGSANFVKVLCDLGANINLMPYSVFKTLGIGQPRTISMRLQMADRTMKRLLGIIDDVLVQVDKFILPADFVILDYEVDYEVSIIFGRPFLATGKALVDVNAGKLTFWVGDKKVMYHVCKSMRQPNSNEVCSFVDIVTEVIVEDTSSMTNVQNPLEVVLLNHDVDEKEGLVE, from the coding sequence atgacacatcaagtgagtgttgTTGTGCACTCCATGGCTCCAAAGTTAGAAGACCCCGGTGCCTTTACAATCCCATGCATAATTGGTAGTGCTAATTTCGTGAAAGTTTTGTGTGACTTGGGGGCAAACATTAACTTGATGCCATATTCTGTGTTCAAGACATtagggattgggcaaccaaggaccatatccatgaggttgcaaatggcagaTAGGACAATGAAGAGGCTattggggataattgatgatgtgctagTTCAGGTTGACAAGTTCATACTTCccgcagattttgtgatacttgactatgaggttgactatgaggtgtCGATCATatttgggagacctttcctagctacagggaaggccttagttgatgtgaaTGCAGGGAAGCTTACCTTCTGGGTGGGCGATAAAAAAGTTATGTACCATGTTTGCAAGTCAATGAGGCAGCCCAATAGCAACGAAGTGTGTTCATTTGTGGATATTGTAACTGAAGTGATTGTTGAAGACACAAGTTCTATGACTAATGTGCAAAACCCATTAGAAGTtgtgttgttgaatcatgatgtggatgagaaggaaggcttgGTTGAATAA